A genomic window from Plasmodium malariae genome assembly, chromosome: 10 includes:
- the PmUG01_10033900 gene encoding phospholipid scramblase, putative gives MNNQFTNIPIKKAIYTSDMVKKEAQNPSVHSQYGNNLNVSSQYAPNPNVNNPNVNNPNVNNPNVNNPNVNNPNVNNPNVNNPNVNNPNVNSHCAPNPSVNNPNVNVQYAHNPNVNNPNVNSQYPHNPNANNPYVNNPNTNNPNMNYPHMNYNYPYPNMHNYQYTYPMGPPQQQMNMFVNDWKSILAPLKGCRIKQQFDDREFLADFAMGIKLDFNNRYLILDASTELLRFTAIESSEFCNRNCLPKICIPINMKILTYGKELSKPDIMIEKDCTCTFLCLNRPTIKMYDYSNNNNRQLIGKIKSPYSCCSYKFDLFDSSNNKIIYMDDTCCQVSILFPCPFGPFKFSNFYLRDAKTNEKVAHLQKEVPFLKFVKRDIDNYTINFEEVQNPEWKMMLLAFSLFLDYMYYDRK, from the coding sequence ATGAACAACCAATTCACGAATATTCCTATAAAAAAAGCTATTTACACTTCAGACATGGTAAAGAAGGAGGCACAAAACCCCAGTGTTCATAGCCAGTACGGCAATAACCTGAATGTTAGCAGTCAATATGCGCCCAACCCAAATGTAAACAACCCCAATGTTAACAACCCCAATGTTAACAACCCCAATGTTAACAACCCCAATGTTAACAACCCCAATGTTAACAACCCCAATGTTAACAACCCCAATGTTAACAACCCCAATGTTAACAGTCACTGTGCGCCCAACCCAAGTGTCAACAATCCCAATGTTAACGTTCAATATGCTCACAACCCAAATGTCAACAATCCTAATGTTAATAGTCAGTATCCTCATAATCCAAATGCTAACAACCCATATGTTAATAACCCAAATACGAATAACCCTAATATGAATTACCCacatatgaattataattaCCCCTATCCTAATATGCACAATTATCAATACACCTACCCAATGGGCCCACCTCAACAACAAATGAATATGTTTGTGAATGACTGGAAAAGTATCTTAGCGCCTTTAAAAGGTTGCAGAATAAAACAACAATTTGATGATAGAGAATTTTTGGCAGATTTTGCTATGGGGATTAAATTAGATTTTAATAACagatatttaattttagatGCGTCAACTGAACTTTTAAGATTTACTGCTATAGAGAGCTCGGAATTCTGCAATAGAAATTGTTTACCCAAAATATGCATTCCaattaatatgaaaatattaacatatggAAAAGAATTAAGCAAACCTGATATTATGATTGAAAAAGATTGCACATGTACTTTCCTTTGTTTAAATAGACCaactataaaaatgtacgattattcaaataataataatagacaATTAATTGGGAAAATAAAATCCCCATACAGTTGTTGTTCGTACAAATTTGATTTATTTGATTCAtccaataataaaattatatatatggatgaTACTTGTTGTCAGGTGAGTATTTTATTTCCATGCCCATTTGGTCCTTTTAAatttagtaatttttatttacgtGATGCAAAAACTAATGAGAAAGTTGCACATCTACAAAAAGAGGTGCCTTTCTTAAAATTCGTAAAACGTGACATCGATAATTATACTATAAATTTTGAAGAAGTCCAAAATCCAGAATGGAAAATGATGCTTTTGGCATTTTCCCTCTTTTTagattatatgtattatgatAGGAAGTGA